DNA from Aphis gossypii isolate Hap1 chromosome 3, ASM2018417v2, whole genome shotgun sequence:
ttatgtaataaccaACAACAATACGTTGTTATTACCTACTTGTTACTGTACCTAATGCATTATACAACATCCAACAGCGAAACAGCATTTGCTTAGCTGTGTTtacctttaaaattttaaatctcatAAATCTTCcaggttttaaaaatgttcggTTACCTCTTCTCCCCTCGCCCGCACCCCCACCCCTTCACCATTCAGCAGTTGCGCGTTTTTAAGGCGGCTAAACGGCTTCGCCAACTGATGGAACGCCACCCACCGACTTTTGAGCATTGCCAATTAAATTCCGTTAACACGCGTGACTCGTATTCGATTTATTCGAAGGACACAGCCTCTAAACTCGCGTTACcatcgtaaaatatttttcgcgagaaaatgtatttttaaaacttattttataagtacacaGAGTGATAATATTGTGTCTGAAACTTTTCTATAGGCTTCtggtatgatattttattagtatatgacACTAAggatatgtgtataataatatattgacaacttagcataaatatattgttagaatacattttatcaaaacctacttaaagttgaaaatttgatactgttttaaaacaatattatacgtagaATTCtagtttaaaatgataattttaataataaatacgtacaatgatatattattttataaactaccaATACCTATATGCCATACATGGTCAATTAatcaagtacctacttaatattctAAGAAATCAAATATTGCATTGAAAGCATTGTTTCttgaaagtttatattttcgatttaaatatttgattcttCATCTAAAATGTGACTATTTGAGTTTTTCTCgtctttaaacatttaaaaaatgaatatttttaggtatccattttaatgtttactatTGACCTCCGTTTATAACAATACTGTAATTGGATAATTTTACTCCagccttaatttttttcagatttatggatattaacattgaaatttATCGATAAAAGAAAATGGCTTCaaggtaatttattaactcatttaatttcgtatattatatgatcatcttattacaatattaaaacctttaaataaatacattcattattaaatatttgtattaaaatctaatatttaactatttaggtacatattatataccttccTATGTTACTTtacgtttgtattttaaaaatatttatcactttaatatcatttttttacagattaGATAgactgtttatattattagaaacagGAAGTAGTCCAGTTACAAGAAAAGCAGCAGCAAATCAATTGGGACAAGTGGTGAGGCTACATCCTCACGAACTTGAACCTTTATTAGAGCGTATATCTTCATATTTACGACATTCTTCATGGGAAACTCGTATAGCAGCTTCACAAGCCATTGAAGctgtaattaaacaaatacccCAATGGTGTCCTAGTGGTTTACCTCCTGTTAAATTAGGTATGCAAGATAATGTTTGTTGttgaaatatatgttaatataatattatattttatagaacttTATAGCGATTTACAAGTAgatgaaaaagaaaatgatgggaaattatgttttgataCATTTGATTTAACTGCTATTATGAACTGCTCTGCTTTGATGGCTTCCCCAGATATTGAACAAGATAATCCAGTAACATCAGAAAATGGTAATTTCTGacttattaatgaatatgatTACtgttttttgcattttaatcaaatttcaatgatatacattacctatataggcatttttgtaaatattagtatatctgataattctttaataaccatttatcttatttataaatattcccaaccatcaattaattatataattaaatctattttaattacttatcacttatatttatattctaaaattggTGTTAGAgtatataatctaaatatttaattagaaactGCTATCTGAGATGAATcatttgttgataaaataaatatttatatgttgattgtgctttttttttattattagttaaattatttttattttaagcaaattcattattatattaaattaaactttttgtaAACTCAAGTTAGCAAATGATtaggtttattttatgtataaaaaagataaaaaagttgtaattataaaagtcaaaaatagttttgttaaaagatttaaaaaaaaaaaaaagaagaaaattgtgttaaatagaacatgaaattaatataatattaatcattattttacaattattgcactgtaaattaaaaaaaaaaaatcaacatttacTACTTGATCAGTTATAATAcagtcataatttatacattgtttacctatactaaatactatttattgaaCGGTAaagaattttctatttaatcaaGAGTTAGTTCATGTACCAAAAACATTAGgttatattcttttttgttATGCTAagaattctttattttttttttttttttcataataagttCATGGTAGATGACTTTTTAAGAacattatttggtttttttatggCAAATGACACCTTAAAATGTGatttcttcaatttttttctattggttTCACTTTGGGTTAGCATTGGTTATAACCTATTTTCATCGTCagcattattcaatataatatattactatgtatgtgtatttaatttgaatctcAAATTTTCTGCTAGGCCTACTATAACACTTGAAtaagaaatactttttttttgttatttaatttaaaatctgaaccaagaatcttatttaaaaaattttcactCAAAACATCCTTGATGGATTATTTctcaataacataaataatttttataagtacatttttttaatgtgaaaatattataataaagtttttaaagctatacaatattgttttaaattaaaacttatatagtaataaagtattaaagtatttaaataataatatcataacttaCATACTTCTATCATGTCAACAAACAGCATCTGACTAAAAGATCATTTGTTGACTTAAATATAgccaatagaaaaaataatacaatatgaacaCATCAAACAGACTTGACTTTATACAGTTTAAAgttcaagttatttttttcaaaactttgaTGCCTTCAATctctcataaaaatataatgtgtttaatgtattgaatttaatattcaaaggtcattgtataaatattataattgataatgatgtttatattttattttatagataaagaaaaaattattaaagatcaACAgagaattattaacaaaactttGGGGCTTGAAATTATTGGTTCTGATATTATAACATCAGATGATATAATGATTTCATCAATTCCTAGTCAacctaatttaaaagttagtaTGTAGTAAAATAGTTACtagtttactattttactaactagtatattatatcatgaagATTAAAATTCTGGAACCTGTAACCTAttcacatttataaaacagtCCAGTTATGGActgtacatactataatataatttgatttaatatttgttctacatatcaagtaaattttaaattcctaaataatgtatagtattttattattgaataattgtaCTCAATACTtaatatgacaaaataatacgtacatagtaatattgtatttcaccAAGTAAAAACcttcaatttatttagaattataattttaagttgtagATAATTATacccaatttaaaataaagtcaataagattattaattttttattacatgtatttgtattttagagACAACTGAGTGAGGTAGTTAAGATGGATACTGATTTAGATAAAAGTTCCAGAGAAACTAATTGTGATAGACGAAAAGCCCGCCAAATTGAACTGAATAACAAAATAGTGAGATCAGTATCTTTAGATGGTGGTTATACTGAAGCTTcaaattcatacaaaaaaattaaattagttgatAATAATGAAGAGGTAatcctataattttattatattaacattttagattttttttttttttcgttaagtataaaattaattttacatttttttaaccattttcaattttgaactaaactttttaattatttttaatataagttgcTAGCTATCTCATGCACTTAGTTGCCCTTAAAATAAACGTCAGTTCTTATATAgggtttttttataacttatttcatCATTAACAAATATTGTGGGCATTATCGGCCTCTGACCTACCATTTTTATCATCCGTTCATGCTATTACTTAATTTTCGCTCATTGTTCTctaactttttcttttttttatatatatagctcatagcataaaaagttttaaaggtTTTAGCTACCCAGGCAAATATTGCTTATGGTCACAATTTacgattttatacaaaattcccattgataaaatcttatttggactattatgaacattttttttttttttttttaaggagcCCAATCggcttattcatttttaagttatgtgcttaccaaaaaataacaattcatttttgtattatacatatattggttatattatttataataattacctttaAATCACTTTATtatccaaaataatttttaattacatgcttgtaatataaaaatagtttccattgcataaaattttatttatatatattttatatcttttctttttttaaggtTGAAAATGATTGGccttttaaagattttacaaATACTTTACTTAGAGACTTATTCAATACTAAATGGGAAATACGTCATGGTGCTGCAACAGCTATTcgtgaaattattaaacaccATGGTCGTGGTGCTGGAAAAGCTTGTAATTTACCTTCAGACCaagtatgttaaatttatgtcatgtattataatatactataatataagtatagtaatgatcattatataataaacaatgtttatatttacattataataatttttaatttattattagatggaAAACCATCATCAAGCTTGGTTAGAAGATGTGGGACTAAGACTTTTATGTGTTCTTGCGTTAGACCATTTTGGAGATTTTCTTGGTGATCAAGTTGTAGCTCCTGTTAGAGAAACATGTGCTCAAgctttaggtatataaacctACTTgagtacttaattattttaaaaaataatgacactaaaatattatgttaatgtaaattataggttttattgttaaacttATGTCtgaagaaaatgttttaaacataattcatGTACTTATACAACTTATTCAACACACTGACTGGACAACCAGACATGGTGGATTATTAGGACTGAAATATTTACTAGTTGTTAGAAaagtaagttattaaatattaatactattaagtatactacacattttttctatatccttgaaaataaatttaaaaacgttcatattgataacaatttataatctttGTATTACTTAGTGGTAAAGAAACTGCTtagaaactaatttaattttaattcaaatattttatttttttgagaaagaaaattactaattactaatcatCATGTATgtctgtaattatttaaaataaaccctgagaaatattttttattttaggctTCTATCCTacttatctttaaaaatacactaacatacacacacaataaataaatatatttaatatttatgtatattcataatttatttaatattttccattttcaggatattattgaaaaaatattacagttatcTTTTCCATATATATCTAAAGCTCTTATGGATACAGTAGATGATGTTAGTGCTGTAGCTGCATCTGCTTTGTTGCCAATAgttgataatatgattaaatgtgATGAAAATTGGGCATCTGATGTAATATCCATTTTGTGGCAAATGTTGGCTGTTCAAGATGATTTAACTGCATCTTGTTATAATTTCATGACTTTATTAGCTGCATTATTTAGCCTTCCGTCTGGAAAACTATTAACGTAAgtttaataatcttttttataatttcataataaaaaactaagagCTTACTGTTTAGAAATGAACCAATTCTTCATGTTTTACCTCGACTTTGGTCATTTTTAACTCATAATGCAACTCAAGTACGATTAGCTACTATGAAGTCCTTAATGACATTAACTTCAACTCCTCAATTATCGTATGCTGATAATAttgaagatataaaattacttcaaGATGCTATGAGGCATATTTTTCAGAGAGCAATGGCTGAACCAGATGTAGAAATTCaacagattataaaaaaagtatgttttctataaattgataaatatttggataatttttaattatttaatttatttttaatctaggTTTGggctaatttaatattaaacagtagCCTAACAGCTCTTTTAAATGCTGCTTGTCCATACATAGGATTGTGGTTGGCAATGACCATGCAATCGGAAAAAATACCTTATGATCCATctagtattattcaatatattccaACTGGacctaataaagtaataattttgtctctaatatgtatgaaattcatgctattttttttaatataaataataaatattccaaCATTACATGGGTTTTATATTCAAGGTGGATAATGTATCTAGCCTTACAAGTGAGACAAGTATAGatgtcaaatattatattggtggaAGTGAAGCAATTCCTACAGAccaaagagaaaaaaatgcaatcaGAGCAAGATATTTAGGTGCAGAAATGTTGGGTATGTTttctgattataaataaatttataaatactattaatataaacttaaattcgatttttaggtttattatcttgttatattataaaaccagcTCCTAATATTTGTTACACAAATGAAGATGAATCACCTGTAACATgctatactaaattattaatcagtaATTTAGAATCTAATGTAGCTATGCAACAAAAGATGACTTCTATGGTGATATCAGAATGgtgtaaattacaaaaactagATAGTTtagcttcaaaaatattagctGAAAAAGTAACAGATTGTATGAATCGTATGATTTACTATGATGAAATgtcattttcaataacaaagCTTATACAAGATGCTCACGATTTTCTTTCATCATTAAAGCATTATAAATTGACAACTCCAGAACATTTAAACCaggtaaatttcaaataaatatagacagtttttatatttttattgtttttataattatatttataactaatatatttaataatattcattaagaatatttaaaaatgtaatagtcgCTGGGACCCTATAATTTTTCCATATAAGATAGGTTTCCATATTAGACATgttttactatgtatatttattgttaatttgtatctatttaaaaatataaattatttcttaactgAACTTGCTCCATGATaaaagctaaaaataatttgttataaatttattacaaattgtattttcaccttattagaataattataatttgatataaatctaaaaaatttttttaaatatttaatttaagattgtAACTTTGGAACACATTGAGCTTCTTACTGGACCAGAAACTGGAATATTGATTTCATCACAAAAACTTAAACCCAAAATATTTGATCAACTTGAAGATAGACGTCTCTCATTGAACCAGGcgcataaacttataaattctGAACTCATATCTCTAACTACatcgtaaataatacatttatatatatatatatacatatatatttatagatttatattattattcaatttaggACTAAAGCATCATTAGCAGGCGCATTAACAATGCTTCAATGTTTACCAGAAAAAATACGACCTATTGTTAAACCATTAATGGAATCTATCAAAAAAGAATCGAATGAAATGttacaagtaatattataacattaaatatttattgttatattattaattgataattaatttttcaaaatgatcTATTTTAGCGCTGGTCTGCTGATCATTTAGCTATTTTAAtggatttatgtattaatcgTTCTTCATGCCCCAACACAACTATAATTAACAACTTATGTTCTTTTTTATGTGTTGATCCAGAATTTACACCTAAAATAGTaagtaaatatcaatatataaacaattctaTTAAATCTCTGTAActttgaacttaaaaattcTCAGATGttgtattctattatttagtttacaaCAACACCTCTTAGgtttttttgatgatttaaataatttttattgtaactattGTAGCGTTGTGTACTAAAGAATTTGTAcgttataaagtttttatttaaaatatttgttttagaaatattctgtatattttcttctgtaaatattaacactttgtgataatatatatggttTGATTTTCAAcctaatattctttaaaattgcAACTTAACATAATGTttacaaattgaatttaaataatgttaaggaTCTCTACATTACTtgggtaatttaaaattacctataagttatacaataaaaccaaaatataatattatactttattaatttttaatatattttaactccaagatcacaataaaatattagttattttcattattatttgatggGCTACTATTTAGCGCACTACTGTCTATTCCTCTACCTATGACAGTCGTAATTTTCAACGAATTGTCTCAGTGATAAGTTAcctcaataatacaatatatttattatgtatatcagtTTATTAACAGTAAAACAGTAATcagttattttctttttttatgaatttaatatataataaatattaactaaggAAATTGAGTACCAATATTTGTTGTATCTGCCTTTCACACATGCAACATAGtaaaaactacaaattaaacataaagtatatagtattaaatttgtagttgtatgcaattttaattgttatctatagttttggttttattatataaagaaatatctgtggtaataattcatttcaatatttcctgaaaaataaaagattactcattttttttttttttataatcataaatagatCATTTCTAAATTGGATTGATTAATGTGCTACcaatgttgttttataaaatccaAGATTACcttatatggtataatatttttgtatatcaaCTAATCAATTTTCGCTTAGGCTTTAATCatctaaaatttacttatatttttatttaattactcaatattattttatatgattggatttttacttaataataattgtatatttttattttagggtACTGATGATAgagtaaaatatcaattaattctCATGCATCAGAAAATATTACaagtaaaacatatatatatatttattattttaaattatgtaatattcactaaagaaattattctattacagAATGCTGAAAAGTTATTAATGAAACGTACTGGACAGCGAGGTTCAGGAAGACCACCAATACACTGTGATATAAatgtagaaattatattaagtgacACAGATCAGgttattgttgtatttcttacatttagattttaaactaaatagcACTATACCAGTGGCGTAGTTATGATTTTGTTCTGGAGGgggatatataatttattggttaaaCATAAAGTGGGGGGCTCAATAAGtcaatgatttaaacatttaaaaaaaaaggctcTGGGGGGGATCTATCCCCATATCCCCCCATAACTACACCACTGCACTATACTGTagagtttaaatatttctttaactgcacaaattaatgtatatctgAATAGAAATTCCATGATTACATTTATGTTCAACACAGtcacatttttatcttataattttcaatactatTCTTTTACTTTCTCTATTTAACCTTTTAAATGGGGCCTGGGTTTATATGCTCTAAAAACTTCAGAAATATGcactataaataaacatttatgttcTTATTTTGCAGGAATATAccctctaaaataaaaaatatgcaaaacgttttttttattttcattaatttttatatgtttacataaaattatattagatatatatgaTTCATTTTCGGTAgtattttcagtatttaaaatataagtagattaatttgaataaaaataatgctatCTCGAATCACAACAAATACGGCTGTTTACAGATCActacaacaaataattgtttgtccTGATAGGTCTCAGATAAGAAAGTGACTTTATTACATGgactataaatatgttattttaatttaattaacaaaatattacatattatgcaattaaatttcataaaatacagaCTCGTACATGTCAAAAAATGACTAAATAATtatgctaaataatttattgactatAATACTAACTTATAGCTTACCAGCTATTTTTTGAACTGTTTAGaaaaaacatgcaaatgcatataaatctgTGCCCTACTTATAAAACTTCtaaagaataaaacaaaattatattttaattgtataaaaaataatctattattttctacttatttaaaaattatgtattaattaagtgTGTTTAAATGTTACAGGAACAAAAACTTACCAATAGTATACAAAAAAGAGGAGCTTTATATGCTTTACAAACtatttgttcatattttagtgaaaatttaGAAAGTAAATTACCAAGGCTAATTGAAATAGTTTATCAcagcataaaaaatataaaattcccaATAAATGATCCAAGTgagtttcataaataaaaaataaaaataaattgaatatattgaacaaatatgttaaaataattatttttaattataaattattactgttttagACATGAATACCTTGAAAGAAAAAGATGAAGAAGCacaagaattaattaaaaacttacaaGTGTTTGAAGTAGTCTGTTCTAAAATGCACAAATGTTTTGTTCCTAAGGtatagtattttgttatttttattatgtgttcaaaataataataaaatatgtaatagtaaatagttcTAAGTCtagactataaatatttttgaattataatataattataaatagttatttttcatttaaaatatttgattttttcaaaactaaaacttaaaatgccattaaaaataaaattatgtctgtttatgtttgatatttataaattgttattaataaaacttatgagaaacatagtatttaatattcaaggatttacttgttaaatataattttatagtataaaagtggaaacaaaataaagtatgtatctaaaaatatctataaatagcaaaaaatatttttaaaattgcattactagaaaatgctaatataaatatttagtgaaaattacAAGTTtgtgattgtttatttttgaataataacaaaaaaccaaaatcaattttgtctaCAACTGATATAATCCACCCAGCTCCCTTCACATTACCAACTAGTTCCAATTGTTTACCATAAACCAATATCAAAGTCGTAAATTGAAGTATTTCTATTGCTTTAAAAGGCAAACACAAaatcacataattatataactattataataactaatatatgcATCACTGGTCAAAATCAAAtgtctaatattttttcttaagtgaccttaaataatgttattttaatattaaatgtataagctaattatttttttttttttttagcttctGGAGTTGTTACCAATTTTCTCTAAACTTCTTATTCATCCATATTCTGCAGTTAGGCATTTAAGTGCCCGCTGTTTAGCTGCATCAGTTGAGTTAGATCCTGTAATTACAATgacaactattataaatgatgTCTTGCCTCTTCTCGATGCTCCTGACAGTGATGTTAAACGAAAAGGAGCTATTGAAGCAGTGGTGTGTATTGTCGACAAGTTACAATTTGACATTGTCCCTTACattgtcttattaattattccgCTATTAGGTAAATTaccttaattatattatacttataacttatttataaattacaaaaagttttaatgtatttatattggtgtttttatattaggtcGGTTATGTGATCAAGAAGAAAGTGTTCGTAAAATGTCTTCACAATGCTTTGCAACTTTGATTCAATTAATGCCACTTGATGGCAGTGTACCAGTTCCTCCAAATTTAAGTGAtgaaacaaatacattaattcAATCACAAAGACAATTTTTAGATCAACTTTTTAATCCTAATCAAATTAGTGATTTCAAAGTTCCAATTATGATAAATGCTAAATTAAGATCTTATCAACAGACAGGAGTTAATTGGTTagcttttttgaataaatataaattacatggaATTTTATGTGATGATATGGGCTTAGGCAAAACCATACAATCGCTATGTATTCTTGCTAGTGatcattacaataaaaatgaaaagcataaggtaataaataaattatttattatttaattttaatactgctatacttaaatatatatatatatatatcttaggAAACTGGTAGTCCAGATTCAGTTCCTTTGCCATCTATAGTTGTATGTCCTCCTACATTGATTGGGCATTGGACTCATGAAGTA
Protein-coding regions in this window:
- the LOC114122122 gene encoding TATA-binding protein-associated factor 172, whose amino-acid sequence is MASRLDRLFILLETGSSPVTRKAAANQLGQVVRLHPHELEPLLERISSYLRHSSWETRIAASQAIEAVIKQIPQWCPSGLPPVKLELYSDLQVDEKENDGKLCFDTFDLTAIMNCSALMASPDIEQDNPVTSENDKEKIIKDQQRIINKTLGLEIIGSDIITSDDIMISSIPSQPNLKRQLSEVVKMDTDLDKSSRETNCDRRKARQIELNNKIVRSVSLDGGYTEASNSYKKIKLVDNNEEVENDWPFKDFTNTLLRDLFNTKWEIRHGAATAIREIIKHHGRGAGKACNLPSDQMENHHQAWLEDVGLRLLCVLALDHFGDFLGDQVVAPVRETCAQALGFIVKLMSEENVLNIIHVLIQLIQHTDWTTRHGGLLGLKYLLVVRKDIIEKILQLSFPYISKALMDTVDDVSAVAASALLPIVDNMIKCDENWASDVISILWQMLAVQDDLTASCYNFMTLLAALFSLPSGKLLTNEPILHVLPRLWSFLTHNATQVRLATMKSLMTLTSTPQLSYADNIEDIKLLQDAMRHIFQRAMAEPDVEIQQIIKKVWANLILNSSLTALLNAACPYIGLWLAMTMQSEKIPYDPSSIIQYIPTGPNKVDNVSSLTSETSIDVKYYIGGSEAIPTDQREKNAIRARYLGAEMLGLLSCYIIKPAPNICYTNEDESPVTCYTKLLISNLESNVAMQQKMTSMVISEWCKLQKLDSLASKILAEKVTDCMNRMIYYDEMSFSITKLIQDAHDFLSSLKHYKLTTPEHLNQIVTLEHIELLTGPETGILISSQKLKPKIFDQLEDRRLSLNQAHKLINSELISLTTSTKASLAGALTMLQCLPEKIRPIVKPLMESIKKESNEMLQRWSADHLAILMDLCINRSSCPNTTIINNLCSFLCVDPEFTPKIGTDDRVKYQLILMHQKILQNAEKLLMKRTGQRGSGRPPIHCDINVEIILSDTDQEQKLTNSIQKRGALYALQTICSYFSENLESKLPRLIEIVYHSIKNIKFPINDPNMNTLKEKDEEAQELIKNLQVFEVVCSKMHKCFVPKLLELLPIFSKLLIHPYSAVRHLSARCLAASVELDPVITMTTIINDVLPLLDAPDSDVKRKGAIEAVVCIVDKLQFDIVPYIVLLIIPLLGRLCDQEESVRKMSSQCFATLIQLMPLDGSVPVPPNLSDETNTLIQSQRQFLDQLFNPNQISDFKVPIMINAKLRSYQQTGVNWLAFLNKYKLHGILCDDMGLGKTIQSLCILASDHYNKNEKHKETGSPDSVPLPSIVVCPPTLIGHWTHEVQKFIPKNILRPLQYSGLPVERQKLRAYADDYNLFIVSYDIVRKDIDFFSKIKFNYCILDECHIIKNGKTKASQAIKQLKANHRLVLSGTPIQNSVLELWSLFDFLMPGFLGTEKQFAAKYSKPILASRDAKCSSKEQETGVLAMEALHRQVLPFVLRRMKEDVLSDLPAKITQDYYCDLSPIQQQLYEDFSKTHIHKHLSDTETDEKSHPPNKNNILQALRYLQNVCNHPKLVLTPQHPQYSNITKQILESNSSLTDIQHAAKLPALKQLLMDCGIGLVSNDETVISQHRALIFCQLKSMLNIIENDLFKVHMPNVSYLRLDGSVPVSQRYSLVNRFNVDPSIDTLIMTTQVGGLGLNLTGADTVIFVEHDWSPMKDLQAMDRAHRIGQKKVVNVYRLITRSTLEEKIMNFQKFKLKTANTVISSENSSLQTMGTDKLLDLFSLDDPSKEKSKTNSSSSSIKSVLETLPELWDAKIYDDEYDLNGFIQTLNNG